GGTTGTCCTGCCGGACGCTGATCCGAAATTGACAACTTTCATGCTGGAACATGTCACTGTCTACAAACTCCAGCCTTTAGTTCGTCTCATCACCATGTTGCCTCATGAACAACAGATGTCTGTGGACGAATTGTTCAAAATCAGATTGTAATTTCCCTCACGGCCCTCCATATGCCCGTTTTTCCCTTTTATTGCCCACACAGCGCATTTTTGGTGGTTTTGCGATCGGTATGTCATAAGTTTTTCAAAAGGGCGTGAGACTCAAAAAAATGGGGCATTCGTCAGAAAAGGCTTGTGTACCAACGGTTTCCAGGCCTTCGTGCGTGGTATAGGCCCTTTTTTTTTAAAATTCTCCGTCAAGTGCCTGAGCAAAGCAGGGAGTCAACTGTTGAGTTGCCGGGAAATGAATTTTTTCACACTTGCACTAAGGCAGATGTGTGGAGTATGAGCGGATAACGCATCCACTTCCTGGATAGGGACTCCATATCCGGTCGAAACAGTGGGATGATGAGTGAGACCTACTTCCCAACCAAAAAATCCGACTTTCAAGTCGGGGATAAGGGACAAACAATATGAAGATACTTGTTACCGGTGCAGCCGGATTCATTGGCTTCCATCTTTCCAGACGACTGCTTGGCGAAGGTCATGAAGTTGTCGGTTTGGATAATCTGAATGATTATTATGACGTCAACCTCAAGAAAGCCCGCTTGGCTGTTCTTCAGGAAAATGACCTCTTCAAGCATGTGAATATCAACCTCCAGGATGATCAGCCCATGAGCGATCTCTTTGCGCAGGAGAAATTCACCCATGTGGTCAACCTTGCAGCTCAGGCCGGGGTTCGCTATTCCATCGAGAATCCCAAGTCGTATATCGACTCCAATGTCGTCGGTTTTCTGAACATTCTTGAAGGGTGTCGTCACAACAAGGTCGAGCATCTGGTCTATGCGTCAAGCAGTTCTGTTTACGGAATGAACACTAAAATGCCCCTTAGTCCGCATGAGGGTGTTGATCATCCGATGAGCCTCTATGCTGCGACCAAGAAATCAAATGAGATGATGGCGCATTCCTATTCGAACCTCTATGACCT
The genomic region above belongs to uncultured Pseudodesulfovibrio sp. and contains:
- a CDS encoding NAD-dependent epimerase, coding for MKILVTGAAGFIGFHLSRRLLGEGHEVVGLDNLNDYYDVNLKKARLAVLQENDLFKHVNINLQDDQPMSDLFAQEKFTHVVNLAAQAGVRYSIENPKSYIDSNVVGFLNILEGCRHNKVEHLVYASSSSVYGMNTKMPLSPHEGVDHPMSLYAATKKSNEMMAHSYSNLYDLPTTGLRFFTVYGPWGRPDMALFLFTKNILEEKPINVFNYGKMMRDFTYIDDIVEGVVRVVKHTATPNENWDGNKPDPCTSKVPYRVYNIGNNAVVELSRYIEVIEEVVGKKAIYNYMPMQPGDVPATEADVSDLVRDVDFKPDTSIEVGIRNFIEWYREYYSK